In one Methanomassiliicoccales archaeon genomic region, the following are encoded:
- a CDS encoding arsenate reductase ArsC has protein sequence MPEVRQHVLDQGHQKGEQVTKREPLRPIHSKDRTRLMWKPPKTDGERKKVLFICTHNSIRSQMAEGFLNHLYSDRYEAFSAGTRPDKVHPLVIDVMAEVGVDISRQRSKNIEEMLDHYFDMVVTVCDSARENCPLYPGGTELIHHDFEDPASHDGPLEERVEGFRRVRDEIRAWIMQRFGERAK, from the coding sequence ATGCCCGAAGTGCGGCAGCACGTCCTGGACCAAGGTCACCAGAAGGGGGAGCAAGTGACGAAGAGGGAACCGCTCCGGCCGATCCACTCCAAGGACAGAACGAGGCTGATGTGGAAGCCGCCTAAGACCGATGGCGAAAGGAAGAAAGTGCTATTCATCTGCACCCACAACTCCATCCGCTCGCAAATGGCGGAAGGCTTCTTGAACCACCTCTACAGCGATCGATACGAAGCCTTCAGCGCCGGAACGAGGCCAGACAAGGTCCATCCTTTGGTGATCGATGTCATGGCGGAGGTTGGCGTGGACATCTCCCGGCAGCGCTCCAAGAACATCGAAGAGATGCTCGACCATTACTTCGATATGGTGGTCACAGTCTGCGACTCCGCACGTGAAAATTGCCCCCTCTACCCCGGTGGAACGGAGCTCATCCACCACGACTTCGAAGATCCGGCCAGCCATGATGGCCCATTAGAAGAAAGGGTCGAGGGGTTCCGCCGAGTCCGGGACGAGATACGTGCCTGGATAATGCAACGTTTCGGAGAGCGAGCCAAATGA
- a CDS encoding RDD family protein — MPTGYDLLQQSGDFRRHWLRRIVAGMIDATIVAVPISLALVNVSSATSVLLAGIFSGVGWFLYSAILEGWFGQTIGKKLLHLRVVSMGDKGRFHQAVVRSVPKVFWYAFLPFDIFAGLGMEGDPRQRWSDHVANTTVVCYQPSTVKFKRKKLQEAQTSDANPAHE; from the coding sequence ATGCCTACTGGATATGATCTATTGCAGCAGAGCGGAGACTTTCGAAGGCACTGGCTCAGACGGATCGTCGCCGGAATGATCGATGCGACGATCGTGGCGGTGCCAATCTCCTTGGCGTTGGTGAACGTGAGCTCGGCGACGAGCGTGTTGCTGGCCGGCATCTTCTCGGGCGTGGGCTGGTTCCTGTACTCGGCGATCCTGGAAGGCTGGTTCGGGCAGACCATCGGGAAAAAGCTGCTTCATCTACGGGTGGTATCCATGGGCGATAAGGGACGGTTCCATCAGGCGGTGGTGAGGAGCGTGCCCAAGGTCTTCTGGTATGCCTTCCTTCCCTTCGATATCTTCGCGGGCCTCGGCATGGAAGGCGATCCGAGGCAGCGCTGGTCGGACCACGTGGCGAATACGACCGTGGTCTGCTACCAGCCGTCCACTGTGAAATTCAAGAGGAAGAAGTTGCAGGAAGCACAGACCTCGGACGCCAACCCTGCGCACGAATGA
- a CDS encoding type IV pilin N-terminal domain-containing protein codes for MKKTWKLRKNAEAVSPVIATILMVAITVVLAAVLYVMVMGFSQGGGANTPSVAMSKTATSTANQYRISLVSITSTTVKPTDITIIMTPSTGVTIGSWVLSTGTNLGAGDYFNVTGTTPSISYTIMLRYIPTSNSMGTLTFTAA; via the coding sequence ATGAAGAAAACCTGGAAACTGAGAAAGAACGCCGAGGCAGTGTCCCCGGTCATCGCCACCATCCTCATGGTCGCAATAACCGTGGTGTTGGCAGCGGTGCTCTACGTCATGGTCATGGGCTTCAGCCAGGGAGGCGGAGCCAACACGCCATCGGTGGCCATGAGCAAGACTGCGACAAGCACGGCGAACCAATATAGGATATCCCTGGTATCCATCACATCCACGACGGTCAAGCCCACGGACATCACGATCATCATGACCCCCTCCACGGGCGTCACGATCGGCTCATGGGTCTTATCAACGGGCACGAACCTGGGAGCAGGCGACTACTTCAATGTGACTGGCACGACGCCATCCATCAGCTACACAATCATGTTGAGGTATATCCCCACTAGCAACTCGATGGGTACCCTGACCTTCACCGCCGCGTAG